In Ferrigenium kumadai, the DNA window GGAGCAGGGGTTGATGGCACTGGTCAAGAAACCCGCCTTGCCTCCCGAGCCGCCTAACTGGAAAGGCAACGGCTATCTCGAGAAATTGCCGAAAGACCCTTGGGGGAACCCCTACCAGTATCTGCAGCCAGGCCTGCATGGCGAGATAGATGTCATGAGTCTGGGCGCAGATGGTGGGCCAGGCGGCGAAGGCAGTGACGCGGACATAGGATCGTGGGAGTTGTAGCACTCCGTAAGGGGAAGCCTCTCATCTCCCCCGCCCCTTGCCTCCAGCAGGGCTTCACGCTCATCGAGCTGCTCGTCGTGCTGGTGGTGATGGGCATCGCACTGGGGATGGTGGTGGTGCAACTGATGCCGGATAACCGCGCCGCCCTGCGCGAAGAGGCGCAGCGCCTCGCCCTGCTGCTGGAAAATGCCGGGATGGAAGCGCGGGCCAGCGGCCATCCGCTGGCCTGGTCTTCCGAAAAAAATGGCTACCGTTTCTGGAAGAAAAACGACTATGGAGAATGGGTCCGCCTTGAGGACGATGCGATATTCCGTCCTTACACCTTGCCTGCCGGGTTGGGTATCGCGGAGGTCAGCGTGGAGGGGCAGCCATTGAAGCACGGCGAGTTGATGTCGCTGCACGCATTCTCGTTCACCCTGCCTTTCCACATCAGCCTGACCGGCGAACACGCCAGCGCCAGTGTGACAGGCAGCAGTACGGGAGCGGTGTACTCCAAACTGGATAACGAAAACTGATGACAAAAAATCGTCCTCAATTGGCACAATGCGGCTTCACCTTGCTGGAAACGCTGGTCGCGCTCGCCATTCTTGCCATCGCGATGGCGGCGATATTACGTACGGCGGGCACGGAAACCCGCCATGCGGAAGAATTGCGTTTGCGTCTGCTGGCAGACTGGGTGGCGCAAAATCGTTTGGCACTGCATGCCGCTCGCGGCGACTGGCTCGCGGTAGGTACGCAAGCCGGCGAGGATACGCAAGCAGGAGTCCGCCTGCTGTGGCGTGAAGACATCAGTGCCACGCCCAACCCGGCGTTCCGCCGCATCGAGGTGGGGGTCTTTTCCCCGGACGACGAGCAACATGCATTGCGCAAGCTGACCGCGTATCTCGTCGAACAACGGCGCCTCTGATATGACTCACCGCTCCCGTGGCTTCACATTGATCGAATTGCTGGCGGCGCTGGTCATCATGGCGCTGCTGTCTATTGCCGGTTATCGCGGACTGGATGCGGTGTTGCAAACGCGCGAGCACATCGCGCAGGAAACCCGCAAGTGGCAGCATCTGGCCTTCTGTTTTTCACGCCTGGAACAGGATGTGGCTCAAGCCATCCATCGCCCGGTACAAGACCAGGACGGGCGGACCCAGCCGGAGTGGGTGGGTCGCACCGTGGCAGTGGCGAATAATGAGGCGGAACTGACATTCACCCGCACCGGGGTTCCTGGCGAAGGCGAGAACATGCTGGCACCGCAGCGCATCGGCTACCGCTTGCAGCAGGGCTCTATCGTCCTGCTACGGTGGCCTTTCCCGGACCAGGCGCCGCGTACCGAACCTGTACGCTACCCACTGCTGGAAGGAGTCCGCGAGTTCCATCTGCGCCATCTCGATACCAACGGAAACTGGCTGGAGCAATGGCCGTCCGAAGAGACGGCCGGCAACTTGCCCACAGCACTTGAAGTGGCAGTGACGCTTGCCAGCGGAGAAAAGATCACACGGGTGTTCGCACTGCAATGAGACCATCCAGACAACACGGTGTGGCGATCATCATGGTGCTGCTCATCGTCGCGCTCGCCACCTCGCTCGCCGCCTTCATGGCAACACAGCAGAATCTGTGGCTGCGCCAGGTAGAAAGCCAGTTCGAACGCGCCCAGGCGCGTCGCATCGGCATTGCCGCGATAGATTGGGCGCGCGCCGTCCTGGCCGACGATGCGCGCGCCAGCAGCATAGACCATGAGAAAGAAATATGGGCGATGCGCCTGCCCGCCCAGCCGGTGGAAAACGGCGAAGTGACCGGCGTGATCGAGGACCGTCAAGGCCTGTTCAACCTGAATAATCTGGTTCGCAACGGCGCCACGAGCGCACCCGATGTGGCTCAATTCCAGAAGTTGCTGGGAATGCTCGGCTTGCCCGTCGAACTGGCAACCACCCTGGCGGACTGGATGGATGCAGACAGCGAAGCGCAGTATCCGGGCGGAGCAGAGGATGCATATTACCTCGCGCTCCCGCGCCCTTATCGCGCAGCGAACCGCCCCTTGGCAGAAATCGGCGAACTGTCGCTGGTAAAAGGATTCGACAGCCGCACCA includes these proteins:
- the gspG gene encoding type II secretion system major pseudopilin GspG codes for the protein MSLQNWSRRCQRGFTLIEVMVVIVILGVLAALIVPKVMSRPDEARIVAAKQDIAAVSQALKLYKLDNMRYPTTEQGLMALVKKPALPPEPPNWKGNGYLEKLPKDPWGNPYQYLQPGLHGEIDVMSLGADGGPGGEGSDADIGSWEL
- a CDS encoding prepilin-type N-terminal cleavage/methylation domain-containing protein; amino-acid sequence: MGVVALRKGKPLISPAPCLQQGFTLIELLVVLVVMGIALGMVVVQLMPDNRAALREEAQRLALLLENAGMEARASGHPLAWSSEKNGYRFWKKNDYGEWVRLEDDAIFRPYTLPAGLGIAEVSVEGQPLKHGELMSLHAFSFTLPFHISLTGEHASASVTGSSTGAVYSKLDNEN
- the gspI gene encoding type II secretion system minor pseudopilin GspI translates to MTKNRPQLAQCGFTLLETLVALAILAIAMAAILRTAGTETRHAEELRLRLLADWVAQNRLALHAARGDWLAVGTQAGEDTQAGVRLLWREDISATPNPAFRRIEVGVFSPDDEQHALRKLTAYLVEQRRL
- the gspJ gene encoding type II secretion system minor pseudopilin GspJ translates to MTHRSRGFTLIELLAALVIMALLSIAGYRGLDAVLQTREHIAQETRKWQHLAFCFSRLEQDVAQAIHRPVQDQDGRTQPEWVGRTVAVANNEAELTFTRTGVPGEGENMLAPQRIGYRLQQGSIVLLRWPFPDQAPRTEPVRYPLLEGVREFHLRHLDTNGNWLEQWPSEETAGNLPTALEVAVTLASGEKITRVFALQ
- the gspK gene encoding type II secretion system minor pseudopilin GspK, whose amino-acid sequence is MRPSRQHGVAIIMVLLIVALATSLAAFMATQQNLWLRQVESQFERAQARRIGIAAIDWARAVLADDARASSIDHEKEIWAMRLPAQPVENGEVTGVIEDRQGLFNLNNLVRNGATSAPDVAQFQKLLGMLGLPVELATTLADWMDADSEAQYPGGAEDAYYLALPRPYRAANRPLAEIGELSLVKGFDSRTIERLRPFVAVLPVLGAINVNFAPPEVLAAVVGNMNLADARLMVQQRSVRPFKDVADFRQRLPHGGIQVSDLNITISSQFFLVTGRGSVGRAQVTAQALLQRTGGWPTVVWQSVQ